From a region of the Jatrophihabitans endophyticus genome:
- a CDS encoding NADH-ubiquinone oxidoreductase-F iron-sulfur binding region domain-containing protein produces MTALLTPPTPAAPVDTSAWAIGAPRLLAGLDTAERLDLDAHLRTHGALPGSDLELLLTLLDGSPVAGRGGAGFPLATKLRALADGHRRVVVNGTESEPASRKDRVLLLRTPHLVIDGAVAVAAALGTREVTVAVHDDATASSVRAALAERRDAGRAKVRVVPGGFVSGEARAVVRALRGGPALPTGRRTPPSAAGVLVANVETFAQLAVLLRLGAHRFAATGTAEEPGTTLLTVVGAVGRPGVVEIPLGTPLGIVLAAAQAHRPQAVVVGGYHGSWLAPIPQIRLSRAGVAAAGGTLGAGVVAVVGEDSCALGELGRVTDWLAAQSARQCGPCAFGLPALAADVRALAAGSAAAVSDALGHARAVDGRGACAHPDGAARFVVSAVHLLHEETDRHREHGGCGRPVLGQLPLAAAR; encoded by the coding sequence ATGACCGCACTGCTGACCCCGCCCACGCCGGCGGCCCCCGTCGACACCTCCGCCTGGGCGATCGGCGCGCCGCGGCTGCTCGCCGGCCTCGACACCGCCGAGCGCCTCGACCTCGACGCCCACCTGCGCACCCACGGCGCGCTGCCGGGCAGCGACCTCGAGCTGCTGCTGACGCTGCTCGACGGATCGCCGGTCGCCGGCCGGGGCGGCGCCGGCTTCCCCCTCGCGACCAAGCTGCGGGCGCTCGCCGACGGTCACCGCCGCGTCGTCGTCAACGGCACCGAGAGCGAGCCGGCGTCGCGCAAGGACCGCGTGCTGCTGCTCCGTACCCCGCACCTCGTGATCGACGGTGCCGTCGCGGTCGCGGCCGCGCTCGGCACCCGCGAGGTCACCGTCGCCGTCCACGACGACGCGACGGCGTCGAGCGTGCGGGCCGCCCTCGCCGAACGCCGTGACGCCGGCCGGGCCAAGGTACGCGTGGTGCCGGGCGGATTCGTGTCCGGTGAGGCCCGCGCCGTGGTCCGGGCGCTGCGCGGCGGGCCGGCGCTGCCCACCGGCCGCCGCACCCCGCCGAGCGCGGCCGGCGTCCTCGTCGCCAACGTCGAGACGTTCGCGCAGCTCGCCGTCCTGCTGCGCCTCGGCGCGCACCGCTTCGCCGCGACCGGCACGGCCGAGGAGCCGGGAACGACGCTGCTGACCGTCGTCGGCGCCGTCGGCCGGCCGGGGGTCGTCGAGATCCCGCTGGGCACACCGCTCGGCATCGTCCTCGCCGCCGCGCAGGCACACCGGCCGCAGGCCGTCGTCGTGGGCGGGTACCACGGCAGCTGGCTCGCCCCCATCCCGCAGATCCGGTTGTCGCGCGCCGGCGTGGCCGCGGCGGGCGGCACGCTCGGCGCCGGTGTCGTCGCGGTCGTGGGCGAGGACAGCTGCGCCCTCGGCGAGCTCGGCCGGGTCACCGACTGGCTGGCCGCACAGTCCGCGCGCCAGTGCGGGCCGTGCGCGTTCGGCCTGCCCGCGCTCGCCGCCGACGTCCGGGCGCTGGCCGCGGGCTCCGCCGCCGCCGTCTCCGACGCGCTGGGGCACGCCCGCGCGGTCGACGGCCGGGGCGCGTGCGCGCACCCCGACGGCGCCGCCCGCTTCGTCGTGTCGGCCGTCCACCTGCTGCACGAGGAGACCGACCGGCACCGTGAGCACGGCGGCTGCGGGCGGCCCGTGCTCGGACAGCTGCCCCTGGCGGCGGCCCGATGA
- a CDS encoding FAD:protein FMN transferase, with amino-acid sequence MTATFETTAWSCAVRLVVTDDRVLDRAARDLVALLDRVDRAASRFRADSALGVANARAGRPCAIPRLLVDLVGAALDAAAATDGAVDPTLGLAMQRIGYDRDIAAVQAGDVAAGSPTVPSLPGRWRSVRLHREAGLLTVPVGTALDLGATAKAWTADRAATTLAGRYGTGVLVELGGDLAVAGSRPGGWVVRVAERAGAGDGQLITLRHGGLTTSTTTVRTWTRGGRPQHHIVDPVSGEPVTGPWRTATVAAGSALAANTASTAAVVMGAGARAWLRDQGLAARLVDQAGAVHVLGGWPDPRPAAELLGAAS; translated from the coding sequence GTGACCGCCACCTTCGAGACCACCGCGTGGAGCTGCGCCGTCCGCCTCGTCGTCACCGACGACCGGGTGCTCGACCGTGCCGCCCGCGACCTCGTCGCGCTGCTCGACCGCGTCGACCGGGCCGCCAGCCGCTTCCGCGCCGACTCCGCCCTCGGCGTCGCGAACGCCCGCGCCGGGCGACCCTGCGCGATCCCCCGGCTGCTCGTCGACCTCGTCGGCGCCGCCCTCGATGCCGCCGCCGCCACCGACGGCGCCGTCGACCCCACACTCGGTCTCGCGATGCAGCGCATCGGTTACGACCGCGACATCGCCGCCGTCCAGGCCGGCGACGTCGCGGCCGGCTCCCCCACCGTCCCCTCCCTCCCGGGGCGGTGGCGGTCGGTGCGACTGCATCGCGAGGCCGGCCTGCTGACCGTCCCGGTCGGTACCGCCCTCGACCTCGGCGCCACCGCCAAGGCCTGGACGGCCGACCGCGCCGCCACCACGCTCGCCGGGCGTTACGGCACCGGCGTGCTGGTCGAGCTGGGCGGCGACCTCGCCGTGGCCGGCTCGCGACCGGGCGGCTGGGTCGTGCGCGTCGCCGAACGCGCCGGCGCGGGGGACGGCCAGCTGATCACGCTGCGCCACGGCGGCCTGACCACGTCCACCACGACCGTCCGCACCTGGACGCGCGGTGGCCGCCCGCAGCACCACATCGTCGACCCGGTCTCCGGTGAGCCGGTCACCGGACCGTGGCGCACCGCCACCGTGGCAGCCGGCTCGGCGCTCGCGGCCAACACCGCAAGCACCGCCGCCGTCGTCATGGGCGCGGGTGCGCGGGCCTGGCTGCGAGACCAGGGCCTCGCAGCCAGGCTCGTCGACCAGGCCGGCGCGGTCCACGTGCTGGGCGGCTGGCCCGATCCGCGGCCCGCCGCTGAGCTGCTGGGGGCCGCGTCGTGA
- a CDS encoding HAMP domain-containing sensor histidine kinase has translation MRRRILLLVVGMTVLVVLAFAVPLTVLIRNNTRSDAISDLSREAGDVARTVGQYGTDDLATYLARLKHDVSVRLPSGSVIGTPPPGKAADLPALPSADQGSRPLPQAAGGGPPTASPTDYANGVLMQLRFGIFRGGRATPGEGGRDYVVRVYATDDEVMSGARTPLLLLGGVALLLVALGVALGEVLTRRIVRPLVHTSETAQRLAAGDITARATTSGPAEVADVGRALNRLADRIDQLIAEERETIADLSHRLRTPMTALRLDAEALRDPAEAERVGVHVTALERMLTAVIRAARRPQREGRLPSADATAVVGERVEFWSALAEDQGRGATVALPAGPVTVRAGAEDLAAAVDALLENVIAHTPEGTPFAVDLTVADGGATLEVSDDGPGLPEDAQVRGRSDRGSSGLGLDIARRCAESSGGSMTLASTTSGGARVTLHLGGTD, from the coding sequence ATGCGGCGCCGGATCCTGCTGCTCGTCGTGGGCATGACGGTGCTGGTCGTGCTCGCCTTCGCCGTCCCGTTGACCGTGCTGATCCGCAACAACACCCGCTCGGACGCGATCAGCGACCTGAGTCGGGAAGCCGGCGACGTCGCCCGCACGGTCGGTCAGTACGGCACCGACGACCTGGCCACGTATCTCGCCCGGCTGAAGCACGACGTGTCGGTCCGGCTCCCCAGCGGGTCGGTGATCGGGACGCCGCCGCCCGGCAAGGCCGCCGACCTGCCGGCCCTGCCCTCGGCCGACCAGGGCTCCCGTCCGCTCCCGCAGGCCGCCGGCGGCGGCCCGCCGACCGCCTCGCCCACCGACTACGCCAACGGCGTGCTCATGCAGTTGCGCTTCGGCATCTTCCGCGGCGGCAGGGCCACGCCCGGCGAGGGGGGACGCGACTACGTGGTGCGCGTCTACGCCACCGACGACGAGGTCATGTCGGGCGCGAGGACGCCCTTGCTGCTGCTCGGCGGCGTCGCGCTGCTGCTCGTCGCGCTGGGCGTCGCTCTCGGCGAGGTGCTGACCCGCCGGATCGTGCGTCCCCTCGTCCACACCTCCGAGACGGCGCAGCGACTCGCCGCGGGCGACATCACCGCCCGCGCGACGACGTCCGGGCCGGCCGAGGTGGCCGACGTCGGCCGCGCGCTGAACCGGCTCGCCGATCGCATCGACCAGCTCATCGCCGAGGAACGCGAGACCATCGCCGACCTCTCCCACCGGCTGCGCACGCCCATGACCGCACTGCGTCTCGACGCCGAGGCCCTGCGCGATCCCGCCGAGGCCGAGCGCGTGGGCGTCCACGTCACGGCCCTGGAACGCATGCTCACCGCGGTGATCCGCGCCGCCCGCCGCCCCCAGCGCGAGGGCCGGTTGCCGTCCGCGGACGCCACCGCCGTCGTCGGCGAGCGCGTCGAGTTCTGGTCGGCGCTGGCCGAGGACCAGGGTCGCGGCGCCACCGTCGCGCTCCCCGCCGGGCCGGTCACCGTCCGCGCCGGCGCCGAGGACCTGGCGGCGGCCGTCGACGCGCTGCTCGAGAACGTCATCGCCCACACACCCGAGGGCACGCCCTTCGCCGTCGACCTCACCGTCGCCGACGGCGGCGCGACGCTGGAGGTGTCCGACGACGGGCCGGGGCTGCCCGAGGACGCGCAGGTGCGCGGCCGCAGCGACCGCGGGTCGAGCGGCCTGGGCCTGGACATCGCGCGCCGCTGCGCCGAGTCGTCGGGCGGGTCGATGACGCTCGCGTCGACCACCTCGGGTGGGGCGCGCGTGACGCTGCACCTCGGCGGCACCGACTGA